ACGAATGGTGTAATCTGGATGGCAGCACCATAATCCCACAATCGTCAAACACTCCATCTGCCGCTCATCGAAATCTGCACACAACATCTTGTCAACAGCATCGAGAAGTTGCCCTTCGCCGTAGAGGTTCCATACCCGCTCCACGAGCCTTACTTTACTTGGTTCTTGCCTGGTTTCTACTGGCCTTCTTCCACATGTGATTTCAAGGGCGACAACACCAAAGCTATAGACATCTGATTCTCTGCTAGCCTTGCCTGTCGTTACACATTCGGAAGCTAAATAGCCCATGGTGCCGGCCTAAACAGTTGTTTGTGATCCCAACTCATGGTCTCCAAGCCTTGCCAGACCAAAATCACCAAGCTTGGCATTGAAATTCAAATCTAACATAACGTTGCTAGACTTGATATCTCTATACACTACACATTGTTCCCATTCTTCGTGAAGGTACAATAGGGCAGAAGCTAAGCCAAGGGCTATTTTGTACCTTAGGTTCCAGACTAACATGACTTGTCCTCCAAAGAGATGCGAGTCAAGGCTTCCATTGAGCATGAACTCGTAGACTAGAAGAAGCTCACCCCTTTCATGGCACCAACCAATGAGTTGAACCAAATTTCTGTGCCTCAAACGACTGATGATCTTTACTTCTGACACGTACTTCTTTTTACCTTGCTTCAATCCTCTTGACACCCTCTTAACTGCAACTTCTGTGTTGGTATGTTCGTTCAACAATCCCTTGTAAACACCTCCAAATCCTCCTTCTCCGAGCTTTCCCCCTCCGCAAAGTTGGTGGTTGGCCGAATTAATTCACGGTAAGTGAACCTCTTAGGCCCGGTCCCCTTCGCAAACTCATCGTCCATGGAGACATCGATGGCCTCATTGTCCTTATCACACCATGTCCTATTTTTTCTCCAGCAGAGAACAAAACATAACACACCTATCACAAAAGTAGTCAGAACTCCAATACCCACAGCTAAACCAACAACTAATCCTGTTTTCTTCTTATCACTAAAGTCCAAGCTTGATTCAAACGTCCAAGATAAAATGTTATGTATTTCAACCCAATCACCTGTGGAAGCAGAGAAACCTATCCTGACCCATTCAGGCAAAAACTCCCTAAGATCAATAATATAATGAAGGCTAGAGTTCCCACCGAACTCAGGGTTTTCAGCATAAGTTAGAAAGACGCTCAAGTTTTTGGTAGTGGAGTTGTAACTTACCCATGCATTTGCCTTTGATCCAGTTTTAATGCTGCTTTTCCAGTTGACACTAGCCACGGACACAATGGAGTTCACATCAATGCCTGCATGATCATCACTAGGATCCCATTCAATATCTTTTTTGCTATCAAACTCAACAGCaacaatttgattttctttggagGCACTTGAAGCAGTACGAGGACTCAATAATGCAAGGAGCCCACCACTTGAATCCTGTGGGATCGGAGAGTCTAGTGGTGCAATGAAAAAAGACATCCCATCGCATCGCCATAGCATCCCGAGTCTACTGCTTTCATGACGAAGGTGAAATGGGCGGTGAAGTCTGTAAGCCTTCGTGTCTTGGCATCCCAGAGACTGAAACTGGTGAAGTTGAAGGAAAGTGAGTTTGCATGTAGGAACAAGGTGGAGATTGCAAAtcttaagtgttttttaatatgattgtgAATGCTTAATCAATGAGAAGGAAATCATAGCAGACcacccacacacacacagagacagCAACACTAAAATATCGATAATTTTGTTTCTGGGAAAAATCTCAAGCCGCACAGCATATTATGAGGTTTTGATCGTAATCATTAATACTCCGTGCAGATAATCCAGTATTTAACTCCATATCATacaaatcattaattttcatCTCAACATCATTTCCTCCTATCATcgctattaaaaaatattttacatataagaaaatattttaattatgaaataatttttatttgtatattttactGAGAATAAACAAAacctaaatatatattattttatactttacaAAAATCTTCAAccagtatatatatttttggaagtgtggttgtggttattttttaaagtgtttttcattcaaaaaaatatatcaataatatttttttatttttaaaaaataaattttaaaatcaccacattaaaataacttaaaaacatcaaaaacatatttaatttctcTTCACGGTTTTTTTGATCCTAATGTCATTCATAAAGTTTTAATCAACTATCATTAGGTTacacaaaaagagaaaaagcttTACTGAACATTTGAAATCTGATTAAATATCtcttggatttttaatttgtttaaataaaatattatagtcCAATTAAACAATCTAAATGTAcatcatttatatttaaaatataaaaataaaagtaatattttttaatattgtccacaaacaaagaaaaaacataaaaaaattcatgcaaaACTACACCCAAACTTTTTTACGCATTTATTGATATATTCTCTAAAAGTATAGATTTTTAAGCATAATGAGACTACATTTTAGTCAGTGGCCATGGTCCACCATGCATCACCTTTTATGAAAATCAGTTGTTTTCTTTCTCCATCAATGGCTATTTTAGTCACTATATCACCGACATTCACCAATTTCTCCATTAATAATAGTGCAAGGCAGTACAATCAATAATGTACACCAACGTTATTATCAATTATGAAACTCTTTACATTCtagcataattaaaatttataaatatctcgAGTTATCagataaatacaaatattaattttaatgaaataatacttatacaaacaggaaaaaagttttttcaatCCTCGCAACaatatatttaatgaaattatgcTTATATTTAATGAAGTGATAAGTATTTGATCAAtcaaaaaaatagatagaataattattatttttttatttatttatgagctCCATAATAGTTTATAGTTTTtagtttgatatatattttatcatttttttatgatttttgtatttatttttttaaatgcaaatgaTGTATGTGATATCATTTAGAccttttaattagaattaaaaaaaaaacatatatatcaccataatatttgtaaaaaatcaTGATGAGGAAAACGATGCTATCACAAGGAAATCCACGTTGCATGCATGCACCATGAAATCATTATAATTGTGCTCCACTTATCCAATCATTGaagaatattttcttcaatttgtcaattttttcaaCGAAAACTATATGTTTGAGTgatcaatgcaaaaaaaataaataaattaagaagtaGCCCCAATGATGGCATTCATCCCAGTTACATCATCATAATAATTAACTTGTTATTTGTGAActgaaatttattatatatgtaaTCATACACCACCATATTTGTCAAAGATTGAtgcatattttaattatatattacatACAAAATGATCATGCAAAGGTTTATTATAGCAGTAGAATATCGAAGTTATCCATGATGGATCGATGGGAAGGCACTGGCTCAACGCCCTCCTGCTTCGAGGCTTGTATTTGTAATCGAACAAGGCTGGCTAGAAGCTATTAGTTGCAGAGGCACATGAAACACAGCAACAGGCATCTTCGGAGGCAGATCTGGTGTTGCAGCCTCAAGATTTAAAACATGAATTGCCTGTCGAATTGATGGCCTCAGATTGTGATCGGGGTGGGCACACCATAATCCAACAATCATCAAACGCTCTGCTTGTTTCTCATCGTCAAAATCCTTTATGTCAAGTCTCTTGTCAACAGCCAACCTAAGATTTCCACATCCATGTAGATCCCAAATCCACTCAACCAAGCTCATTTCAGGATTCTGACCGACGGGATCATTTGCCTTTCTTCCACTGGCAATCTCCAAGGCCACCACTCCAAAGCTGTACACATCAGACTCTTTACTAGCCCTTCTTGTGCTTATGTATTCTGGAGCCATGTAACCGAAAGTTCCAGCTAGCCCTGTTGTTGTGGGACCAGATTCATCATGGTCCATGAGCCTAGCCAACCCAAAGTCACCAAGCTTGACATTAAAACTAGAATTCAGCATTATGTTACTTGATTTGACATCTCGATGCACAACGCACCGCTCCCACTCTTCATGAAGATAAAGCAATCCCGAGGCCAGGCCGAGAGATATCTTGTATCTCACGGACCAACTTAGAGGACTCATCTTCTTCTTGCCAAAGAGATGAGAATCGAGGCTGCCATTTGACATGAACTCGTACACCACCATGAACTCATCTTTATCGTGGCACCAGCCTATGAGTTGCACCAGATTCCGGTGTCTCAACTGGCTAATTGTCTTCACCTCGGTGATGTACTCCTTCTTACCTTGTCTAGAACTTCTTGAAATCTTCTTCACTGCAATTTCCATGTCCATATCATTTAAGTACCCCCTATAAACAGCACCAAACCCCCCTTCGCCTAGCTTCCTCTGGTCTGAGAAGTTGTTTGTAGCTGAAACTAGATCATCATAAGAGAACCTTCTCGGCCCTGCTCCTCTTTCAAGGTCCTCATTAATCGACGTCATTTTCTCTGCTGCTCTTTTTCTTGTCATCATTTGTTTCCTCCTCCACAAAATCACAAATGCTGTAGTCGCCCCAGCTATCAGAACAAGTACCGAAACAATGACAGGAATTATGATCCTGCTCttctttgaattcttgttaCCTTTCATCTCCTTAACGTTCAAGCTTGAATTGAACTCCCAAGATAGAAGTCTTTGTTGTTCTACATAAGAGCCTGTAGCCGCTGAGAAGCCAACAGTGACCCACTCAGGCAAAAACTTACTGAGATCGATTATGTAAAACAGACTAGAATTCTCCCGAGGATCTGAGGTTGTTTGGTAATTCCAAAACACACTCAAATTTCGATCAGTAGAATTATAGGTAATCCATGCCTCGGCAGTATCTCCACTGTGAAAGCTTGCATTCCAAGGTGTATATACAGCTGAGCTAATAGAGTTGTTGTTGATCCCAACATGCCCAACTTCTGGATCCCATCCATCATTTGAAAAAGAATCAAACTCCACAGAAACAATTTGACTCTGTGGGGATTTCATGGTTGTAGTGTTGAAAAGGCCTAAGAAGCCACCAGCAGAATTGGGTGGGATTTGAAAACCAACAGGAGCAAGGAAGAAAGCAATTCCATGACCATATCTGGGTGAGCCAAGTGTATTAATGGTGAAGGAGAAATGAGATGTGAAATCAGAAAGCTGCCCTGAACTCGAGTCCCAGAGCCGCACCCTCTCAGGATAGGTTGCCCAACCGACACGATTTATATAATCAACAAGGTTGAATTCAATATGTCCACCAAAAGGCACTGCATCGCCTTGATAATACATGTTGGTGTCGTTAAACTGAGATGTTTGAAAATAAACTGAATTGGCAGAGGGAAGAAGGAGAAGCGGAAGAAGGAAGGAGAGGTAGAAATGATGAGGCATTCTTGTTAGGTTGTAGAAAGAGGTGGGCACATCACGATAGAGAAAGGGAAAGAACAAGCGGTAGGAACAGCTACGAACTGTTTATGAAAATGGCtgccaaaacaaaattatacgATGCAATATGGTCCAAGCTAGCTACCTAGGCCGAAGTCttttattgagaaataataataattctagaCGAAGGGATATGTCTAAAAATTCtaaagtttcttttcttttcttttagatttctagataaataattttattttttttaggacaAGCAACCGAATCCTCCACGACTTAGAAAAATTATGCACTCCAAATCAAATAcgtgaaaataaaattctatttttttccccctttgtttctttcttgaaaaagaCAACGTGAAAATGGATGTTTCGATGCAGCACCCATTAGTGTCCATGAATTCAACTATTAATATAAGccgtgctttttttttttggtccacTTTGATCATCAAActcttagttttttcaatttcatcctccaaaaTGCTAATATCATGGTTTCTTTTGTATGCATTTCTTTCAGTTTCGATTATCTCTCATTTTCTGAGTTTCCAAAGATATTACAGATTAAAGCGGTTCTTATTTTGcaaaatcaagatttaattagggttgaaaaaagaaattaaaagaaatagatctagatttgacaaaaaaacaaaaacacatgccccatttatattttgatgtggGAAACTTTAGTTCAATATCTAAGGTTTCAAATCCTCTATCGTTTGGTCCCTACTTTTTTgaagatttatattttgataccaagttgcattttgtttttcaattttgagtCTTTGAATATTAAGAGAACACGTATAATTAAGAGGGAATATTATAATATACTTTCTACCCATCTCCCTCGAGTAAACATTATGCAATTGGCCTTTGGTAATTTCCTCTTACAGTGTATAAACAAGATTTATGATCGAATATGATTATTGATtggtattatattaatttaaaaaaaaaatatgaaaagatattcaaatattattaacttatttattttagcagcaagaaaaattataatcatgaatttaaaattctaatacaTACAAATTATATTACGAGAAGCCTTTAATCTAGATGGAAAATATGAACAAGATTCATAGGTCAAGCAAATATTGGCAAACTCcatttcatttcaattataCACTTTCCACACGCTTCCTCCGGTAAACGTTGAGCAGTTGACctaaaaattttttatcatctctcatgaaaacaagatttatggtGGCACATTGCGagctaaattaaaataaataaataaatatgaaaaaaatattccagcattattaatattattaatatgtttcttttagtaacaagaaaatttttaatcgtgaactaaaaattttatgtatatatttagtaaaattaattaaggattatatgtgttaataagtattaaaaatagattatataTCATCAAATACTAAAAGGAGGTTTCAATTATATTACGAGAAGCCCTTAAACTAGCTGGGAAACATGAACTAGATTCATAGGTCAAGCAAATGGTAAACTCCATGTCATTTCAATTATACACTTTCCACACGCTTCCCTCGAGTAAACGTTGAGAAATTGACCTCAAaactttttagaaatattttttttttaatcatgaactaaatatttaataaaattaattaagaattataggtgttaataaattttaaaaataaattttaatgttaactaaaaactaaatcatgaagtttaaaaataaacacaaataaagATATCTGATTCCGTATTACAAGAACCACAAACGttgtattgtttttatgtttttaatacacttgtattaaaattattaaaatatttttttttaattaagacttACTTTTGGAATAATAATAGAAtgttatctaaaaaaacaaatattatggtaaacaaattttcaaaaataatttagtgcATTAATGAGACAAATGAGTTTTAGTtagaaggatattttttttatctttgttttaaattgtttagatTATTTGGGCATGTCTTCTTAAtgctcttgatttttattaactaagaataaaatgttagatttttttttaaataaaaaatattaataaaaagaaagaaagactttCACtagcaaattattttgtttaaatgagattgaaattattattaccTAATACTCTAAAATAAATGACATTTATTATAGTGTTTTACTGTTTAAATGATCATGACCAGTGAAGCAccttaatatagttttttaatcatttgataACAAATTCATGCATTGACTTAGTCAATAGGTGCATGTGGAGGCCAGAGATTTGTGGGTTCAGACacatttattttctcaaatGTAATAGATGACttgtttgcttttcattttttttctttgtttttctttacactccagagtttttttttttctcatattcatttacttttaagttttgatatgatttttaaataataataataataataataataataataataataataataataaattattcaagaaaaatagattaaaatcgGTTTCTtattattaagatatttaaaaaatatattttgaacatGTTTTATCACATTTGTGATTTCTTTAGCTTTTGATTACACAAAATGTAGacattgtattttaatattttgtgttaatttaatttaacactcataaaatattttttctaaacataaataatgtttttagttAAAGACATTGTTATGGTAAAGATAGACAAGAgatatattattagaaaattttttcttgtcttaaaataaaacttcaaaataatttttttttttagatttaatgatAATACTAAAACATTTATTGagactaatatattttttatatatttaaaaaattagagtaCCCATAAGATATAGAGGACATATAAACTATTCTATTGACAAATAAATATTAGTGCAACAAGGTTACGGTGGTTGATTTACCATTGTTGGACTCACAAGAAAGTGGAAATATCTTAtaaattgaattctaaataatattttttaattttaaattatttttgtgtaatttttttttttgaattgtttcgATGAGCTGATGtccaaagtaatttttaaacaatg
This Populus alba chromosome 7, ASM523922v2, whole genome shotgun sequence DNA region includes the following protein-coding sequences:
- the LOC118050518 gene encoding L-type lectin-domain containing receptor kinase IX.1, yielding MPHHFYLSFLLPLLLLPSANSVYFQTSQFNDTNMYYQGDAVPFGGHIEFNLVDYINRVGWATYPERVRLWDSSSGQLSDFTSHFSFTINTLGSPRYGHGIAFFLAPVGFQIPPNSAGGFLGLFNTTTMKSPQSQIVSVEFDSFSNDGWDPEVGHVGINNNSISSAVYTPWNASFHSGDTAEAWITYNSTDRNLSVFWNYQTTSDPRENSSLFYIIDLSKFLPEWVTVGFSAATGSYVEQQRLLSWEFNSSLNVKEMKGNKNSKKSRIIIPVIVSVLVLIAGATTAFVILWRRKQMMTRKRAAEKMTSINEDLERGAGPRRFSYDDLVSATNNFSDQRKLGEGGFGAVYRGYLNDMDMEIAVKKISRSSRQGKKEYITEVKTISQLRHRNLVQLIGWCHDKDEFMVVYEFMSNGSLDSHLFGKKKMSPLSWSVRYKISLGLASGLLYLHEEWERCVVHRDVKSSNIMLNSSFNVKLGDFGLARLMDHDESGPTTTGLAGTFGYMAPEYISTRRASKESDVYSFGVVALEIASGRKANDPVGQNPEMSLVEWIWDLHGCGNLRLAVDKRLDIKDFDDEKQAERLMIVGLWCAHPDHNLRPSIRQAIHVLNLEAATPDLPPKMPVAVFHVPLQLIASSQPCSITNTSLEAGGR